In the genome of Planococcus donghaensis, the window CTTTTCGGATTATCTGAACCATCTGTTTCATAATGAGCACCCCTTTCTTACCAAACTCCGAAAATTCTGACTATTTTTGTTACAACTTAATAATACCACTTTTTTCTGACAAAATCCATTGGCAGGAACGTATTTATATTCTTTTTTCCCAAACTTCGTTAAAATGAAACCTGATTACTTAAATTAAGGGAGGATTTTTTTTGAAGCCTTATTGGACTGAACAAGATTTTGATGTTTTTAACACTCCAGGATTAGATGCACGAATGTCTGCATTAACTGACCTTATCCGACCAAAATTCGCGGAACTTGGCACTGATTTTTCATCGTTTTTCTCTGGGAAAACAGGAGATGAATTTTTCCCGCACGTTGCTAAACATATGCGCAGAACGGTAAATCCTCCGAATGATAGTTGGGTAGCTTTTGCTCCATATAAAAGAGGATATAAAGCGGTTCCGCATTTCCAAATTGGTATGTGGGAAAGTCATGTATTTGTAATACTAGCTGTTATTTATGAAGCTCCAAATAAAACAGCGATGGCTGAAAATTTATTGCATTCAGAAGTTCTAAAAAGTTTGTCTGGTGAATTTGTTATTTCTGGCGATCATATGAAACCGCAATCCGCTGCTTTAAACGAATTAGAGGACGATGGTCTTGATAAATTACTCATTCGTTTGCGTGATGTAAAAAAAGGCGAATTTGTTATCGGACGCCATTTAACTAAAGACCAGGCTGCATTTTTTACGAAAGAGCAGTTTTATCAATTTGCTGAAGAAACATTCGAAGCTTTGTTACCTGTTTACCAAACCTTGCTTCAATCCACAAAAAAACCTGTTAGCCGTTGAAGCTACAGGTTCTTTTTTCTTACTTCTTTTTCAATTTGATCTTTTGATCATCGGTTCCAGCTTTCATCTCTTTAATCACCGGAAAACTCGCATAGCCGCTTTCTTCTTCAAATTCACGAAAATACGTTTTTTCTTCAGATATAGCAGGAACTACTTGCTTGAATTTACGGTACCGCGTTAACAACTCTTGTCTATTGATGCCATTTTCATAGGCCATTTCAATTGCTTCAAAAAAACTGACAACGTCAATGATTTCTTCCGTTGACCATTCAATAGAAAATGGATAAGAATAATCCATTTTTCATCCCTCTTTTCATCTAATGATTGACCATTTTTCACGGATTTCTTCCGCTTGCTTGACCATGCCTGCAATCAACTCTTGAACTGTCGGCACATTTTTAATCAGTCCTGTTACTTGTCCAGCCCAGCCAAAACCTTGGTCTTTATCTCCATTATAGATGAAACGCTTGTTGGCTTCACCACTAATATATTCTTTTAAAGCTTCATAAGTAGGCGTTTGACTTTCGATTTCCAAAATCTTGTCCGTCCAGCTATTTTGCAAAGTTCTTGCAGGCGCGCCTATACTGCGTTTAATAATAACTGTATCGTTCTCCGAGCTATCGACTAATTGCTGTTTATAGGCATTAGATGCATGAACACATTCTTTTGTAGCTATAAAACGTGTACCCATTTCAATTCCTTCTGCACCTAATGCATGCGCTGCCATCCATCCTCGTCCATCCCCAATTCCACCTGAAGCAATAACAGGAATCTTCACAGCATCGACTACTTGAGGAATTAGCACCATTGTGCCGATATCATCACGTCCTAAATGTCCGCCCCCTTCTTGCCCGACAACCATTACTGCATCAGCACCGAGACTTTCCGCTTTTTCAGCTTGTCTTCTAGCAGCGACGAGAACCAATTTTTTAATATCGGTTCCTTTTAGTTGTTCAAATATAGGAGTTGGGTTCCCTCCAGTCATGGAAACCACTGGCACTTTTTCTTCAATTGCCACCTCGAGCATATGTGAAAATGCCCGACCGTGTTCACCAATCGCAAAATTAACGCCAAAAGGCTTGTCTGTTAACTTTCTAACTTTTTGGATTTCCATTCTCAATTCTTCCGGTGTAGATAGGCTCATCGCTGTAATCTGCCCAAGGCCACCTGCATTTGAAACAGCAGCGGCTAGTTCTGCATAAGCTAAATAGGCTAAGCCTCCTTGGATGATCGGATAGCGGATTCCAAGTAGCTCCGTTACCTTTGTTTTGAACTCCATTCACTCACTCCTTTTCTCTCTATACCAAATGTATTCGCTTCCATATTGGAAAATCCTTTTATTTATACTATAGTAGGGTACATCATGCTATAATTCTTTTTGTTTTCATTTTATTTAGTGAGGTGGGCTTATCATTGTCTCAATTAGAAACTCCGTTATTTGATGCACTTTTAAAGCATCGAAATCGGCACCCGATTCAATTTCATATTCCTGGTCATAAAAAAGGACAAGGCGTCGATCCTGCATTTCGGGAATTTGTTGGCGATAACATTCTTTCCATTGATTTGATCAATATTGCACCTTTGGACGACTTACATTCTCCAAAAGGTGCCATTAGAGAAGCACAAGAACTAGCTGCCAAAGCTTTTGGTGCAGATCATACATTTTTTTCTGTACAAGGTACAAGTGGCGCAATTATGACGATGATCCTAAGCGTTGTCGGACCAAACGATAAAATTTTGGTTCCAAGAAATGTTCATAAATCAATTATGTCTGCGATTGTTTTTGCTGGAGCAATCCCAATCTTTATTCACCCAGAAGTAGATACGGAACTTGGTATTTCACATGGAATTTCAGCAGAAGCTGTCGAAAAAGCATTGGTTGAATATCCAGACGCTAAAGCCGTATTGGTTATTAATCCGACTTATTTCGGCGTAGCTGCTGATTTAAAACGGATTGTTGATATTGCGCACGATCGCAATGTACCAGTTTTAGTTGATGAAGCACATGGCGTTCATATTCATTTTCACAAGTCTCTGCCTGTTTCTGCAATGGCAGCAGGTGCAGATATGGCCGCAACTTCTGTTCATAAACTCGGTGGTTCAATGACACAAAGTTCTGTATTAAACGTGCGTGAAGGTCTCGTATCACCAAAACGCGTACAGTCTACCTTATCGATGTTAACCACAACTTCAACTTCATATCCGATATTGGCTTCTCTAGACACAGCACGTCGCCAATTAGCCGTTCACGGGTTTGATTTGATTGACCGGACTATTCGTTTGGCTCAAGATGCACGCAAACGAATTAACAAGATTCCTCATTTGTATTGTGTGGGGAAAGAAGTGTTACATTCGTCGGCCACTTTTGATATGGATCCGACAAAATTATTAATAAGCGTTAAAAACTTGGGCATTACGGGGCATCAAGCCGAAGAATGGCTAAGAGAAAACGCAAATATTGAAATCGAACTTTCCGACTTATACAACATTCTTTGTTTGGTCACACTTGGCGACAGCCGCAAAGAAGTCAATCTACTGATCAACGCTCTTCAACGCATGAGCGAAACATTAGATAGCGATGCTGCAGTTGTTGAACCTGTTGTCATGATTCCAGACATCCCTAGACTTGCAATGACGCCACGAGATGCTTTTTATGCAACGACGGAAGTTATTTCGATCAATGACGCTGTGGGACGCATTTCCGCAGAATTTATTATGGTTTATCCGCCAGGTATTCCCATTTTCATTCCTGGAGAAATTATCACGGAAGAAAATATTAACTATATTCACATGAACGTAGCTGCTGGTTTACCAGTACAAGGACCAGAAGACGACACCCTACAAATGCTACGCGTAATAAAAGAACAACAAGCTATTAGGTAGTTAAGAAAAGTGAAAGTGCCTGGTCAGCTCCGACAGGCACAAGTCAACCCGGCAGTGTGGCGTTCTTTGCCACGCAGCTGGGTTGACTTATGTCCCGAGGAGTTAGGCACTTGCAACTAGACATGAAAAGTGGAAGCAGCCATGTAGATTCGACAGGCAAAACACTATACTTTATATTAAAAACGATTCACAGAATTTTTCTGTGAATCGTTTTTTTACATTCCTTCAATTTCTTTTGGATCTACAAATCCATAACCTTTATCTTCTAACCCTTGAAGAATTCCTGGCAACGCTTCAACTGTCCAGTCACGATCGTGCATCAGTAAATTAGCTCCATTATTTAAATACTCTGTATTCACCATAATATCTGTTAAAGTTTCTGCATTTTGATATTGTTTTTCCCAATCATAACCGTATGTCCAGTTCATCAATACCATTTTTTCTTCTGCCACTAACTGCTTACTAAAATCTGTATTAGAACCAAATGGTGCACGGAAAAACTTGGGTTTTTCACCTGTAACTTCTTCTATCAGGGCACTTACTTTTAAAATTTCTTGTTGTTGTTGTTGTTCCGTTAATCCTTTTAAATCTTGATGGCTGTA includes:
- a CDS encoding aminotransferase class I/II-fold pyridoxal phosphate-dependent enzyme produces the protein MSQLETPLFDALLKHRNRHPIQFHIPGHKKGQGVDPAFREFVGDNILSIDLINIAPLDDLHSPKGAIREAQELAAKAFGADHTFFSVQGTSGAIMTMILSVVGPNDKILVPRNVHKSIMSAIVFAGAIPIFIHPEVDTELGISHGISAEAVEKALVEYPDAKAVLVINPTYFGVAADLKRIVDIAHDRNVPVLVDEAHGVHIHFHKSLPVSAMAAGADMAATSVHKLGGSMTQSSVLNVREGLVSPKRVQSTLSMLTTTSTSYPILASLDTARRQLAVHGFDLIDRTIRLAQDARKRINKIPHLYCVGKEVLHSSATFDMDPTKLLISVKNLGITGHQAEEWLRENANIEIELSDLYNILCLVTLGDSRKEVNLLINALQRMSETLDSDAAVVEPVVMIPDIPRLAMTPRDAFYATTEVISINDAVGRISAEFIMVYPPGIPIFIPGEIITEENINYIHMNVAAGLPVQGPEDDTLQMLRVIKEQQAIR
- a CDS encoding UPF0223 family protein; translated protein: MDYSYPFSIEWSTEEIIDVVSFFEAIEMAYENGINRQELLTRYRKFKQVVPAISEEKTYFREFEEESGYASFPVIKEMKAGTDDQKIKLKKK
- a CDS encoding NAD(P)H-dependent flavin oxidoreductase; translated protein: MEFKTKVTELLGIRYPIIQGGLAYLAYAELAAAVSNAGGLGQITAMSLSTPEELRMEIQKVRKLTDKPFGVNFAIGEHGRAFSHMLEVAIEEKVPVVSMTGGNPTPIFEQLKGTDIKKLVLVAARRQAEKAESLGADAVMVVGQEGGGHLGRDDIGTMVLIPQVVDAVKIPVIASGGIGDGRGWMAAHALGAEGIEMGTRFIATKECVHASNAYKQQLVDSSENDTVIIKRSIGAPARTLQNSWTDKILEIESQTPTYEALKEYISGEANKRFIYNGDKDQGFGWAGQVTGLIKNVPTVQELIAGMVKQAEEIREKWSIIR
- a CDS encoding YktB family protein — translated: MKPYWTEQDFDVFNTPGLDARMSALTDLIRPKFAELGTDFSSFFSGKTGDEFFPHVAKHMRRTVNPPNDSWVAFAPYKRGYKAVPHFQIGMWESHVFVILAVIYEAPNKTAMAENLLHSEVLKSLSGEFVISGDHMKPQSAALNELEDDGLDKLLIRLRDVKKGEFVIGRHLTKDQAAFFTKEQFYQFAEETFEALLPVYQTLLQSTKKPVSR